AAATACAATCTCAATACTTCTCTTATCTGTTTCATATCTATTTTCCTCATTGCAACACCTTTGTAAATTTTACAAAGAGTGTAGGTAAATTTAGAAAATATCTCTTAGAGTATTCAGCTAATTCTTAACTGAATATAAAATCGCGGACTCAGGCACAAAGTGGCCAGATAAGCTCCGTCATCACTGGCCGGATGTCAAGCGACATGGGTGGCCGGATAAAAACGCGATGGGTGGCCAGTTTGGTGCGTTTTTTGCAGCTTACACAGGATATTATGTAGAAATAATACCTAAGAAGCCAAAACAGTTTAATGTACTATTTACCCCACCAGACAATACAACTGGAAGTAATAGACCCTATAGAGAAGATATTAGAAAAATAGATGGTAAAAGCTTTTATGAATTACTTACAAATGATAAGAATGCTATATATGATATGTATGAGAAAATTTCTAATCTTTTAGCTAAAAATTTAAAAATGCAGTCTAGTGAGCAATTTATTGATTTGCTAAACAGAGCTTATGGTCAAAAAAAATAATACAAACAGGTAAATTATGATTTCAAATACTCTAATCAAAAGTAGACTTAATTAAAAAAAGGAGAAAACTGATGGAATCATTTAAACCATTTTAAACTATTATATGATATCATTTTATAACTTATACTTATAGGATTATTTATATTATCGTTATCAAAAAAAATAAATGCAACAGTTGATGGACAGCAACATACTTACCTAGGCTTTGGCCTCATGATGGTAGGATTAATTTTATTAACTATTCCTGTTGAACATTTTATAAATTCAACCTATTATAAGGTTTCATTGAGCAGTGTAGGAATAAATATGGTAGCCTACTTTTCCTCAATATTATTTATGTACTTCACGTTACTTTGGACAGAAAATGATGTAATTAAACTAACCCCTATTCATACAACTTTTATACTAGCACCAATTTTTATATTAGAAATAACTATGATCTTATTTTTATACTACTCAATTGCACAAGGATTGTCAAGTTTTGGTATTGTTAAACTCCCCACTCTTACTAAAGACTCGATAGATAAAAATATATGGATGTATAATTTTATAATGGCAATATATTTTGTTTATCGAGTACTCATATATAAAGTAGATTACAAGGAGTTGCTTACTCTTCGTAATCTATCTCTAATTTCAATCACAGTAGCTTTTCTTACAGTTCTGGAAACAAAAATGACAAATTCTCCTTACAATATTTTTGAGACTCTTATATTAAAATATGGAGAAAGTAATTTCATCTATGTTTTAGAATTTATTGGGATTTTACTTTTATATATGATATTCTTTAAAGTAACGAGTAGAAAGTAAATTTTGTATTTTAAAAATATAATTGTGCCTTTAGTTTTTAACATTAGCTATATTACTTATGGTAACACGTGTATAATCTTCTAAATTTTGTGTTATTAGTTAGTCATAGAATAAAGATAATAGTGTTACTCTGGAATGTCCCCTATAAACTAGACATATATTTAGCAAACACAGCTGCCGATTAGCTGCCGAAACAATCCAAGAAGAAATCATAAAACACTCTAAACACCTTAGAAACAAAGATTTCTAAGCGTGCCTATGCTGCTAAGTTAGAGTGCATGTAAGCCTCAGGTTGATTTTCGTTATGCTTCATATTTAACTTCATTCTGTTTTAATATGATTATATTACTAAAACAGAATAAAATTACCTGTATTGTGAGTTATTAAAAGGTAATAAAATAGTTCATTTTAATGTTCGTTAAGTTCGAATAAATTAAATATTACTAGTTAATCTTGACAAGTATGAAATTTGAAGTTTTCTTCTAACCATGGATTTTCTCCATAGTTCTTAAATTAAGCTCAATATTGTACTCCAAATATTTGACTTAGACTGTAAAATTTAATACTTTAGTTGTACTAGTAATATATCTAAATTATCAAATTTTTGATTTGTATCACTCATTAGTGCTCTGAGCATTTCTTTATCATTTTTCTTTTTGTCAATATAATAAACAACCATAGTAATTGATAAACCAGTAATAGCACCAACAAACACAGCAGTGATAACATCAGCAAAAGGTTCTAAAAAAGCAGTTCCTCTTATCAACTTATCTATATATTCTTCAGCCATTACACCTAAACTAACAATTAATCCACTGGCAATTAATTTTTTCGCCTCATGCATAGCATCTTCATAGCTCATGTTTTCAGGTGGAAATGTAAGTAACTTAACAGCCCTAAATAATGAGAACATTCCTTCCCTTATAATTCTAATAACTCTTTTTCCAGTTGTTACAAACATATTAATAACAGTAGTTGCTAAATTTGATATAAATCCTGAGATAAAACCATCTTTAAAAGCTATAGCTGCCTCTTTCCATTTAGCACTTACTCTAGTCGCTATTTTTTTTAACCTATCTTTTAATACAACAAAAAATCTATCATCATCAAAGCCATGAGTAAAACCATTTTTGTATATATCTAAAATCTCATCAAATACAGCAGTAAAGAACTCAGTTATGATGAGACCTAACGCCTGCTGTATTCCCATTTTAGCACCTTCTTTTCCTCCTGCTAATACAGTATCTTTAGCAAATTTACCACTAGTATAATATTTCTCATTTATTTCTTTATCATATTCTTTTCTAGCTTTATCATCTAATTCTTTTACTTTTTCCTCATCAACTTCTGTTACTCTTTTTAATCTAGCTAGCCCCTTTTCTTCTTCAGGAGTTAAGTCTTGTTTTGCTTCTAGGTTATTTATTTTTTCTTTATTTATTTGTACTCTATTTAAAAAATCTGTAGCAGAGTCTTCTTGT
The sequence above is drawn from the Candidatus Sulfurimonas baltica genome and encodes:
- a CDS encoding Eco47II family restriction endonuclease, encoding MGGQFGAFFAAYTGYYVEIIPKKPKQFNVLFTPPDNTTGSNRPYREDIRKIDGKSFYELLTNDKNAIYDMYEKISNLLAKNLKMQSSEQFIDLLNRAYGQKK
- a CDS encoding lactate permease codes for the protein MSRVDRHNRRKNLKQKVLIKGNLNNTSIAEVYASFDEHYDFKYDFNVSKDEAEDFLVKFKKDFNDERFNQLINDCKKEVINSIVTPFGLGKVVAAYDKAGGNVDTIHNVRNKDFIDSDGIEYKNGVYATDEAKLNYDDKGDYISKDYHDNNSNYADERQKNTQLKEEGKLVDGYTGNLFDKDTNDQVEHVIAAKEVHDDDGRVLAGLDGSELANKDSNFTATSQSVNGSKQEDSATDFLNRVQINKEKINNLEAKQDLTPEEEKGLARLKRVTEVDEEKVKELDDKARKEYDKEINEKYYTSGKFAKDTVLAGGKEGAKMGIQQALGLIITEFFTAVFDEILDIYKNGFTHGFDDDRFFVVLKDRLKKIATRVSAKWKEAAIAFKDGFISGFISNLATTVINMFVTTGKRVIRIIREGMFSLFRAVKLLTFPPENMSYEDAMHEAKKLIASGLIVSLGVMAEEYIDKLIRGTAFLEPFADVITAVFVGAITGLSITMVVYYIDKKKNDKEMLRALMSDTNQKFDNLDILLVQLKY